From a single Sediminibacterium sp. KACHI17 genomic region:
- a CDS encoding fumarylacetoacetate hydrolase family protein, protein MKLVSYLSEGRDQLAFLVDGYLFDCDLVHPELPSSMNMFLQYWDDMFPIAQQVNAAIKDGRIGKEKGVAIQGQHLLAPVPFPTSCRDGYAFRQHVAAARRNRKVDMIPEFDQYPIFYFTNHHSIQGPGDIHCMPDHFEKLDFELEAAIVICKSGRNIPAEEADSYIGGLMIMNDMSARRLQMEEMLLNLGPAKGKDFSTVIGPCLVTLDELESYEIPAKPGHTGKNWNLGMKCWVNGVQVSEGNVGDMDWTFAEIIERCAYGVQLHPGDVIGSGTVGTGCFLELNGTGKLNDPNYQEQWLQPGDIVKMEIDGIGVLENTIVKEDTDFSILARKK, encoded by the coding sequence ATGAAACTTGTTTCTTACTTATCCGAAGGTCGTGATCAACTTGCATTTTTAGTAGATGGTTATTTGTTTGATTGTGACCTGGTGCATCCCGAACTGCCGAGTAGCATGAATATGTTTCTACAATATTGGGATGACATGTTCCCAATCGCACAACAAGTCAATGCTGCGATCAAAGATGGCAGGATCGGAAAAGAAAAAGGTGTAGCTATACAAGGGCAACATTTATTGGCACCTGTACCCTTTCCAACTTCTTGCAGGGATGGTTATGCGTTTCGTCAACACGTTGCAGCAGCACGTCGGAATCGTAAGGTAGATATGATACCTGAGTTTGATCAATATCCGATCTTTTATTTCACCAATCACCATAGCATTCAAGGACCGGGTGATATCCATTGTATGCCCGATCATTTTGAAAAATTGGATTTTGAATTAGAAGCGGCTATCGTGATCTGCAAAAGTGGAAGAAATATTCCGGCAGAAGAAGCAGACAGCTATATCGGTGGGCTGATGATCATGAATGATATGAGTGCAAGAAGATTACAAATGGAAGAGATGTTATTGAATCTTGGTCCGGCCAAAGGAAAAGATTTCTCAACAGTGATCGGGCCATGTCTTGTTACACTCGATGAATTGGAATCCTATGAAATACCGGCTAAACCCGGACATACCGGCAAGAACTGGAACTTAGGCATGAAGTGTTGGGTGAATGGCGTACAAGTCAGCGAAGGCAATGTAGGAGATATGGACTGGACCTTTGCAGAGATCATTGAGCGTTGCGCTTATGGAGTACAGCTACATCCGGGAGACGTGATTGGAAGCGGCACAGTTGGAACCGGTTGTTTTCTGGAACTCAATGGTACCGGAAAATTGAATGACCCTAATTACCAGGAACAATGGTTACAACCCGGAGATATCGTTAAAATGGAGATCGACGGTATTGGGGTACTTGAAAATACGATCGTGAAAGAAGATACCGATTTCTCTATTCTCGCGAGGAAGAAGTGA
- a CDS encoding glycoside hydrolase family 9 protein, with protein sequence MKRIILFVGVFALVLCFAFKKPENQQHWIRINQLGYTPNGSKVAVWCSKENFLPEKIELVNAETNQTVYSIDQLEAFGAYGPFNKTARVRFTSFRKPGRYFLRAGNTVSPIFKIDQDVYKGTADFCLRYMLQQRSGFNPYLKDSCHTYDGYTLYGPMPDSTHIDVSGGWHDASDYLQYTTTSANATWHLLSAYQSFGRVFTDEKQANGLDGKNGVADILDEAKWGLDWLFKMNPSDGIMFNQLGDDRDHVKMRIPKEDTNYYGKGFERPVYFVSGKPQVRGKFMNATTGTASTAGKYASTFALAAQVYQEKDQSFSQKLLQKAEAAYRYGKKYPGVAQTASVKSPYIYAEGNWVDDMELAAATLAQTKAAKDDSYHTDAYSFAKKEPITPWLGKDTAHHYEWYPFVNAGHYVLANGASSHHQRDTLHDYYEAGIKAVWNKAKQNAFYRGIPFIWCSNNLTVSFALQCYWYRKMTGDDTYNELEQANIDWIFGCNPWGTSMVYGLPSWGDTPVDPHSAFTHLKNYPIDGGLVDGPVYTAIYKNLIGITLNEPDEYAAFQSDLAVYHDDYGDYSTNEPTMDGTASLIYLLAAKENETIPTTESGWTAYPPINPAFTLQHGAIVRGDTTKKSIAIVFTADEYVEGLPTIQKILQEENIKASFFFTGRLYRNKVYHPIIQQLYQQQHYFGAHSDQHILYNDWKNRDSLLVTRDSLERDYFNNIEAMNALGLWNNNRPEYFIPPYEWWNKKVTKWFSQRLVRLVSFTPGTRTNADYTWPEMGASYKSSEELIELLKAFEVKHTLNGAILLIHAGTDPRRKDKLYDRLPDIIHSLKTKGYHFTTIDKL encoded by the coding sequence ATGAAAAGAATAATATTGTTTGTTGGCGTGTTCGCACTTGTTCTATGCTTTGCGTTTAAGAAACCAGAGAACCAACAACATTGGATTCGTATCAATCAACTGGGCTATACTCCAAATGGTAGTAAGGTTGCAGTATGGTGTAGTAAAGAGAATTTTTTACCGGAAAAGATCGAGTTGGTAAATGCTGAGACGAATCAAACCGTTTACTCCATTGATCAATTGGAAGCTTTTGGCGCTTATGGCCCATTCAATAAAACGGCACGCGTTCGGTTTACTTCATTTCGTAAACCCGGACGATATTTTCTTCGTGCAGGTAATACTGTATCACCCATTTTTAAAATTGATCAGGATGTATATAAAGGAACCGCTGATTTCTGTTTGCGTTATATGCTGCAACAAAGAAGTGGATTCAACCCGTATTTAAAAGACAGTTGCCATACATACGATGGATATACTTTATATGGCCCCATGCCGGATAGTACACATATTGATGTAAGTGGCGGTTGGCATGATGCGAGTGATTATTTACAATATACGACCACTTCTGCCAATGCTACATGGCATTTATTATCTGCCTATCAAAGTTTTGGAAGGGTATTCACGGATGAAAAACAAGCCAATGGATTAGATGGGAAAAATGGCGTAGCCGATATTCTGGATGAAGCAAAATGGGGATTGGATTGGCTATTCAAAATGAATCCCTCAGATGGTATCATGTTCAATCAATTGGGCGATGACAGAGACCATGTGAAAATGCGTATCCCGAAAGAAGACACCAACTATTATGGGAAAGGATTTGAACGACCTGTTTATTTTGTTTCAGGCAAACCGCAAGTAAGGGGTAAGTTCATGAATGCAACTACAGGCACTGCTTCAACAGCCGGTAAATATGCAAGTACATTTGCATTAGCAGCGCAAGTTTATCAAGAGAAAGATCAAAGTTTCTCCCAAAAATTATTACAAAAAGCGGAAGCGGCCTATCGTTATGGAAAGAAATATCCGGGTGTTGCACAAACCGCGTCTGTTAAATCACCTTATATCTATGCAGAAGGAAATTGGGTGGATGATATGGAACTTGCAGCCGCAACACTAGCGCAAACGAAAGCGGCTAAAGATGACAGTTATCACACAGATGCTTATTCCTTTGCTAAAAAAGAACCCATTACACCGTGGTTGGGAAAAGATACGGCCCATCATTATGAATGGTATCCGTTTGTGAATGCCGGTCACTATGTGTTAGCAAATGGAGCATCAAGTCATCATCAGCGTGATACCCTCCATGATTATTATGAAGCAGGGATCAAAGCTGTTTGGAATAAGGCTAAACAAAATGCTTTTTATAGAGGTATTCCATTTATATGGTGTAGTAATAACCTTACGGTTTCATTTGCATTGCAATGTTATTGGTATCGGAAAATGACAGGCGATGATACTTACAACGAATTAGAACAAGCTAATATTGATTGGATCTTTGGTTGTAATCCATGGGGAACGAGCATGGTATATGGATTGCCTTCATGGGGCGACACCCCTGTGGATCCTCACTCCGCTTTTACACACTTAAAGAATTATCCTATTGATGGGGGATTGGTGGATGGTCCTGTTTACACAGCGATCTATAAAAATCTGATCGGTATTACACTGAATGAACCTGACGAATACGCCGCGTTTCAAAGTGATTTGGCTGTTTATCATGATGATTATGGTGATTATAGTACAAATGAACCCACCATGGATGGAACTGCATCCTTGATCTATTTATTGGCAGCAAAAGAAAATGAAACAATACCAACAACTGAAAGTGGGTGGACAGCTTATCCTCCAATCAATCCGGCTTTTACATTACAGCATGGAGCTATTGTGAGAGGTGATACAACTAAGAAATCTATTGCCATTGTTTTTACTGCCGATGAGTACGTAGAGGGATTACCAACGATTCAAAAAATTTTGCAAGAAGAGAATATTAAAGCATCTTTCTTTTTCACCGGAAGACTGTATCGCAATAAAGTGTATCATCCGATCATTCAACAACTATATCAACAACAACATTATTTTGGAGCACATTCTGATCAGCATATTTTATACAATGATTGGAAGAACAGGGATAGTCTTTTGGTGACAAGAGATTCTTTGGAAAGAGATTATTTCAATAATATAGAAGCAATGAATGCACTTGGTTTATGGAATAATAACAGGCCAGAATATTTTATTCCACCTTATGAGTGGTGGAATAAAAAAGTGACAAAGTGGTTTTCACAAAGACTGGTTCGATTGGTGAGTTTTACACCCGGCACAAGAACCAATGCAGATTATACTTGGCCGGAGATGGGGGCATCTTATAAATCAAGTGAAGAACTCATTGAACTTCTCAAAGCATTTGAAGTAAAGCATACATTAAATGGTGCGATCTTGTTGATACACGCAGGAACAGATCCGAGACGAAAAGATAAGTTGTACGATCGTTTACCTGATATTATCCATTCGTTGAAGACAAAAGGGTATCACTTCACAACCATTGATAAATTATAG
- a CDS encoding helix-turn-helix transcriptional regulator, with translation MKNKIKVQRAIHNLTQDDLAKKIAVSRQTINTMESGKYVPSTVLALKMAKLFGVPVEELFELEDED, from the coding sequence ATGAAAAATAAGATCAAAGTGCAAAGGGCCATTCATAATCTGACACAGGATGATCTGGCTAAAAAAATTGCGGTAAGCCGACAAACCATCAATACCATGGAATCAGGAAAATATGTGCCGTCAACTGTATTGGCACTCAAAATGGCCAAATTATTCGGCGTTCCGGTAGAAGAACTGTTTGAATTAGAGGACGAAGATTAA
- a CDS encoding outer membrane beta-barrel protein, with translation MRNRILLLLLSLSIGAAISAQTNQKGQISGKLVDSASKQPMNLATVSVFTAADTVLVTYRLSTESGEFKVSGLPLDIQLRMIVSYSGYTVTRKEFKLTTDAPSFDAGTLEMTPNQANTLDEVLVYAERPPVVVKRDTIEFNANSFKTLPSALVEDLLKKLPGVQLDAEGNITVNGKKVNRILVDGKDFFGGDPKMATRNLPANLIDKIQVADDKDELDLNPDKAKADVGQVINLKLKKSIKQGWFGKAYAGKADGDRYEAGGIVNMFRDTLQVSVLGFSNNLNKAGFGFNDIRTLGGFDRSGINSISINGNGGLNVNGISFGGTGQGIQQSRGIGFNLNNEFKKGLTLNTQYFYGKTRNDITELENRQQFLGDTILNSRSNRSEVQNANSHRIGFGLRWKIDTTSRMEFRPSLTVGEQTSNRLTNVNTTSSVDGPLNASNNLQSVNAKDLGYNHTLNYFKNFRKKGRSFNMFNSVNLNTLNSDQFNNVLNTFFPTGASTIDQLRDLERANFSTNTNLNFAEPLTKDLTLRLGYALTYFENKDALSTFNKNNANGKYDQINNTLTNHLERTSWRNNLSSGLNFRYKKLSITATLNFLWLDLNNRYVSIGQKLDQHFNYILPGGNISWKEFNLSYNVNVNPPGIGDIQPVADNSNPLYINKGNPDLKPAVSHNFNLNYFKNVTAKQLFISAYLGGNISNNGVVRSRNIAANGIQTTMPVNADGIHNFYTNFYFNKQYKLNKTFSFNMGAGYNLNYTRNFLIINTKKSYVKNIDFSPYLRAGINWNDKIEWNVNYNHGVNNAYYESSDFRNLEVERQSINTDLVVRLPKKFVWEMTLDHRYNSQTAPGVQKTVSLLNAGLTYLFLKDDKGQLKFSVFDVLNQNRSVFRFSAENYITDRQVNILQRYFMLTFTYNIRSFGAAGKGAGGKVGGRQSLFFF, from the coding sequence ATGCGTAACAGAATTCTTTTGCTCTTACTGAGCCTATCTATAGGTGCTGCTATTTCAGCACAAACCAATCAGAAAGGCCAGATATCTGGTAAACTTGTTGATTCTGCTTCCAAGCAGCCAATGAATTTGGCAACCGTCTCTGTTTTTACAGCAGCCGATACCGTTCTGGTTACATATCGATTGAGTACCGAGTCAGGAGAATTCAAAGTGAGTGGCTTACCCTTAGATATACAATTGAGAATGATCGTTTCTTATTCCGGTTATACGGTTACCCGAAAAGAATTTAAACTCACAACCGATGCCCCTTCTTTTGATGCAGGTACACTTGAAATGACACCCAATCAAGCCAACACATTGGATGAGGTATTGGTTTATGCTGAGCGTCCTCCAGTGGTTGTGAAAAGAGATACGATCGAGTTCAATGCCAATTCTTTTAAGACACTACCTTCTGCCTTAGTAGAAGACCTGTTGAAAAAATTACCCGGTGTTCAATTAGATGCTGAGGGTAATATCACAGTGAATGGAAAAAAGGTAAATCGAATATTGGTAGATGGGAAAGATTTTTTCGGAGGTGATCCTAAAATGGCTACAAGAAATTTACCTGCCAACCTGATCGACAAAATTCAAGTAGCAGATGATAAAGATGAACTAGACCTCAATCCGGATAAAGCCAAAGCAGATGTTGGACAAGTCATCAATCTTAAATTGAAAAAATCGATCAAGCAAGGTTGGTTTGGAAAAGCTTATGCAGGTAAAGCAGATGGAGATCGATATGAAGCGGGCGGTATCGTGAATATGTTTCGAGATACCTTACAAGTGAGTGTATTGGGCTTCAGTAATAATTTGAATAAAGCCGGATTTGGATTCAATGATATCAGAACACTCGGTGGTTTTGATAGAAGTGGTATCAACTCGATCTCTATCAATGGTAATGGCGGATTGAATGTGAATGGGATTTCATTTGGCGGTACGGGACAAGGGATTCAGCAGTCACGCGGAATTGGGTTCAATCTGAACAATGAATTCAAGAAAGGTTTGACACTGAATACACAGTATTTCTATGGTAAAACAAGAAATGATATCACTGAACTGGAAAACAGACAACAGTTTTTGGGTGACACTATTTTGAACAGCAGATCTAACAGATCAGAAGTGCAAAATGCCAATAGTCATAGGATCGGCTTTGGTTTACGATGGAAAATTGATACTACGTCAAGAATGGAATTTCGTCCATCATTGACGGTGGGAGAGCAAACGAGTAATCGTCTGACGAATGTGAATACAACCAGTAGTGTTGATGGACCATTGAATGCAAGTAATAATCTCCAATCAGTGAATGCAAAAGATCTTGGTTATAATCATACGTTGAACTATTTCAAAAATTTCAGAAAAAAAGGCCGCAGTTTTAATATGTTCAATAGTGTGAACTTGAATACATTGAATAGTGATCAGTTCAATAATGTATTGAATACATTCTTTCCAACAGGTGCTAGTACTATAGATCAACTACGTGATCTGGAGCGGGCAAATTTTTCAACCAATACAAATTTGAATTTTGCAGAACCGCTGACCAAAGACCTCACCCTTCGGTTGGGTTATGCATTGACCTATTTTGAAAATAAAGATGCACTTTCAACCTTTAATAAGAATAATGCCAATGGAAAGTATGATCAGATCAATAACACGCTGACCAATCATTTGGAAAGAACCAGCTGGAGAAATAATCTATCATCAGGGTTGAATTTTAGGTACAAAAAACTGAGCATTACTGCAACCCTTAATTTTCTGTGGCTTGATCTGAATAACCGCTATGTCTCTATCGGACAAAAGCTCGATCAGCATTTCAATTATATTTTACCGGGTGGAAACATCAGTTGGAAGGAATTCAATTTGAGTTATAATGTAAATGTGAATCCGCCAGGTATTGGTGATATTCAACCTGTGGCAGATAATAGCAATCCACTGTACATCAATAAAGGTAATCCTGATTTGAAACCGGCGGTATCACATAATTTCAATCTGAATTATTTTAAAAATGTAACTGCTAAGCAGTTATTCATCAGTGCTTATTTAGGTGGTAATATCAGTAATAATGGTGTCGTGAGAAGCCGCAACATTGCTGCCAATGGTATACAAACCACTATGCCTGTAAATGCTGATGGTATTCATAATTTTTACACCAACTTTTATTTTAATAAGCAATACAAACTGAATAAAACATTTTCATTCAACATGGGAGCCGGATATAATTTAAATTATACCAGAAACTTCCTGATCATCAATACAAAAAAGAGTTACGTAAAAAATATTGACTTTAGTCCTTACTTACGTGCCGGTATCAATTGGAATGATAAGATCGAATGGAATGTGAATTACAATCATGGTGTGAATAATGCCTATTATGAAAGTAGTGATTTTAGAAACTTAGAAGTTGAGAGACAAAGTATCAATACAGATCTGGTTGTTCGTTTGCCTAAAAAGTTTGTATGGGAGATGACCTTGGATCATCGTTACAATTCACAAACTGCTCCGGGAGTACAGAAAACTGTATCATTACTGAATGCTGGATTGACCTATCTCTTCCTTAAAGACGACAAGGGTCAGTTAAAATTCTCAGTGTTTGATGTTCTGAATCAGAATCGTTCTGTATTCCGCTTTTCAGCAGAGAATTATATTACAGACAGACAGGTAAATATTTTGCAACGCTATTTTATGCTTACGTTTACTTATAATATCAGAAGTTTTGGCGCAGCAGGTAAGGGAGCAGGTGGTAAAGTAGGGGGAAGGCAAAGTCTGTTTTTCTTTTAA
- a CDS encoding prolyl oligopeptidase family serine peptidase produces MIIYVQGSGNKSLFYRDVSGRIIPQAGHIGIAEQLNNKARLLIVEKPGVQTFQQDDYNPVFDKLFSLDSWVKQIKNATEYVLNNQLAKPSRVMVIGHSEGGVVSAALARQMKPVITHTAILAGEGLSQLFSLYMLASRGQYFYQEEKDTQKRVDSIVSVWDEILKDPLSTTKKFWGFTYLRWSSMLKTSVYDELQEYNGKLFIIQGDADIHVIPENAIALYTGLKSKGLDVHFNMIRDADHSFNLVSKKQSLWNDVLANCISWFLVN; encoded by the coding sequence TTGATCATTTACGTCCAAGGTTCTGGTAATAAATCACTTTTTTATAGAGATGTCTCCGGACGAATCATTCCGCAAGCAGGACATATTGGAATAGCTGAGCAGTTAAATAATAAAGCAAGATTACTCATCGTAGAAAAGCCGGGTGTACAAACATTTCAGCAGGATGATTATAATCCTGTATTCGACAAATTATTTTCTTTGGATTCATGGGTGAAACAAATAAAAAATGCTACCGAATATGTATTGAATAATCAACTGGCGAAGCCTTCAAGAGTCATGGTCATAGGCCATTCCGAGGGCGGTGTTGTTAGTGCAGCGTTAGCAAGACAAATGAAGCCTGTTATAACACATACAGCAATTCTGGCAGGCGAAGGTTTATCACAACTTTTCAGCCTTTATATGCTTGCTTCTCGCGGGCAATATTTTTATCAAGAAGAAAAGGATACACAAAAAAGAGTAGATTCAATCGTGTCTGTATGGGATGAGATTTTGAAAGACCCACTCTCGACAACAAAGAAATTTTGGGGATTTACCTATTTAAGATGGTCCAGTATGCTTAAAACATCTGTTTACGATGAATTACAGGAATACAATGGTAAATTATTTATCATACAGGGTGATGCAGATATTCATGTGATTCCCGAAAATGCAATAGCCTTATATACTGGACTAAAATCGAAGGGCTTAGATGTACATTTCAATATGATCAGAGATGCAGACCATTCCTTCAATCTTGTTTCCAAAAAACAATCTTTATGGAATGATGTATTGGCCAACTGTATTAGTTGGTTTCTAGTGAACTAA
- a CDS encoding TIGR02757 family protein: protein MKIDSTKSLKEFFDSKVQQYNQTSFIKDDPICVPHSFTKKQDIEIAGFFAAVFAWGNRTTIIQKSFELMQLMDHAPHEFCIHHQEKDLKKLIHFKHRTFNATDLLYFVSFLKHHYRQYDSLESAFILTKEKEMEARLTFFHQYFFSLEDAPVRTKKHIATPYKGSSCKRLNMFLRWMVRKDKSGVDFGIWQKIKPSELICPIDLHVARVAKRFQLLDRKQMDWQAAVELTDYLKTLDPKDPVKYDFALFGLGVMEKY from the coding sequence ATGAAGATAGACAGTACGAAATCGTTAAAAGAATTCTTCGATAGTAAAGTACAACAATACAATCAGACCTCTTTTATCAAAGACGATCCTATCTGTGTACCTCATTCATTTACTAAAAAGCAGGATATAGAGATCGCAGGTTTTTTTGCAGCCGTTTTCGCATGGGGAAACAGAACGACGATCATTCAAAAATCCTTTGAGCTCATGCAACTCATGGATCATGCTCCACATGAGTTTTGTATACATCATCAGGAAAAAGATCTAAAAAAATTGATCCACTTTAAGCATCGAACTTTCAATGCTACAGATCTACTCTATTTTGTTTCTTTTTTAAAGCATCATTACCGCCAATACGATTCATTAGAATCAGCCTTTATACTAACAAAGGAAAAAGAGATGGAAGCAAGACTAACATTCTTTCATCAATATTTCTTTTCATTGGAAGACGCACCTGTCAGAACAAAAAAACATATTGCAACGCCCTACAAAGGGTCATCTTGCAAAAGGCTCAATATGTTTTTACGATGGATGGTACGAAAAGATAAATCCGGAGTTGATTTCGGTATTTGGCAAAAGATCAAACCATCAGAATTGATTTGTCCGATCGATTTACATGTAGCCAGAGTAGCTAAACGGTTTCAGTTATTGGATAGAAAGCAAATGGATTGGCAAGCAGCAGTAGAACTCACCGACTATCTCAAAACACTAGACCCAAAAGATCCTGTGAAATATGATTTTGCTTTATTTGGATTGGGGGTGATGGAGAAGTATTAG
- a CDS encoding dihydrofolate reductase family protein: MNKRKVIVFIACSTDGYIAGKEDNLDFLSIVEAPPEDYGYAAFVSTVDTVIMGRKTYDKVLSFGVPFPHQGRSCYVISTSRQGKDEHVTFWNDTPERLIEQLQKEEGGSIFVDGGAATIHALLKKELIDEFIISIIPHLLGSGIRLFADDFPEQSLKLTDSKTFPSGLVQLWYQKSSS; the protein is encoded by the coding sequence ATGAACAAAAGAAAAGTAATCGTATTTATCGCCTGCAGCACAGATGGATATATCGCAGGAAAAGAAGACAACCTAGATTTTCTCAGTATCGTAGAAGCGCCCCCGGAGGATTATGGGTATGCCGCATTTGTTAGCACAGTTGATACTGTAATCATGGGAAGAAAAACATATGACAAGGTATTGAGTTTTGGTGTTCCGTTCCCGCATCAAGGAAGGAGTTGCTATGTTATATCTACTTCCAGACAAGGAAAAGATGAGCATGTCACTTTCTGGAATGATACTCCTGAAAGACTGATCGAGCAACTACAAAAAGAAGAAGGGGGATCGATCTTTGTTGATGGTGGCGCTGCAACCATTCATGCACTTTTAAAAAAAGAGTTGATCGATGAGTTCATTATATCGATCATACCTCATTTGCTAGGTAGTGGCATTCGCTTATTTGCAGATGATTTTCCTGAGCAGTCACTAAAGCTTACAGATTCAAAAACTTTCCCTTCAGGCTTAGTACAACTATGGTATCAGAAGAGTAGCTCTTAA
- a CDS encoding TIGR00266 family protein, with protein MKQNHEIDYKIYGEEMQYVEVELDPNETAIAEPGAFMMMDDGIQMETLFGDGSKQQGGLLGKLLNAGKRVLVGENLFMTAFTNVTGGIKTVSFASPYPGKIIPVDLSRFQNKIICQKDAFLCAAKGVSVGLEFQRKLGTGLFGGEGFIMEKLEGDGMAFLHACGHVVQRQLQPGELLKVDTGCIVGFTSGVDYDIQFVGGIKNTIFGGEGLFFATLRGPGIVWIQTLPISRLAGRILAYGTYSRKEEGSILGGIGNILDGDGWR; from the coding sequence ATGAAACAAAATCACGAAATAGACTACAAGATCTACGGAGAAGAGATGCAATATGTGGAAGTGGAATTAGACCCGAATGAAACAGCGATTGCTGAACCGGGCGCTTTTATGATGATGGATGATGGTATCCAAATGGAAACATTATTTGGTGATGGCAGCAAACAACAAGGTGGATTATTAGGCAAACTTTTGAATGCCGGTAAAAGAGTACTGGTTGGTGAAAACCTCTTTATGACTGCATTTACGAATGTTACCGGCGGTATCAAAACGGTCAGCTTCGCCTCTCCCTATCCCGGAAAAATCATCCCCGTTGATCTTTCCAGATTTCAGAATAAGATCATCTGTCAGAAAGATGCATTTCTCTGTGCAGCTAAAGGTGTTAGTGTTGGTTTAGAATTTCAACGAAAATTGGGAACCGGTTTATTCGGCGGGGAAGGATTCATCATGGAAAAATTAGAAGGTGATGGAATGGCATTTTTACATGCTTGCGGACATGTAGTACAAAGACAATTACAACCCGGCGAACTATTGAAAGTGGATACCGGATGTATTGTTGGTTTTACTTCAGGCGTAGATTATGATATTCAATTTGTAGGGGGCATCAAGAATACCATTTTTGGAGGTGAAGGCTTATTCTTCGCAACACTTCGCGGACCTGGTATTGTCTGGATACAAACTTTGCCTATCAGTCGCTTGGCAGGAAGAATTCTTGCGTATGGTACTTATAGCAGGAAAGAGGAAGGCAGTATCCTTGGTGGCATTGGTAATATTTTAGACGGTGACGGATGGAGATAA
- a CDS encoding GxxExxY protein — MTYQLIGIGMEIHRTLGKGFLEVVYKDAFEYELRLKNIIYEREKEYAITYKNIILPHKFFADFVIDNSIILEVKSKAGIIEQHQAQVLNYLAVSKLKLGLLLNFHEKSLQYQRIIL; from the coding sequence TTGACGTATCAATTAATTGGTATTGGTATGGAAATACATAGGACGCTTGGGAAAGGTTTTTTAGAAGTGGTTTATAAAGATGCTTTCGAGTATGAATTAAGGTTAAAGAATATCATATATGAAAGAGAAAAAGAATATGCCATTACCTATAAAAACATCATTTTACCGCACAAATTTTTTGCTGACTTTGTTATTGACAACTCAATAATTTTAGAAGTCAAATCAAAGGCAGGAATTATTGAACAACATCAGGCTCAGGTATTAAATTATTTAGCTGTTTCAAAATTAAAACTAGGATTGCTATTAAACTTTCATGAAAAGTCATTGCAATACCAAAGAATAATACTGTAA